The sequence CATGACGAAGGGCCGGACGGTCTGGCCGTCCGGCCCTTCGGTTGGTGCCCGGTACTTATCGCACGGAGTGGCGCGAGTAGTAGGGCGTGACCGCGGCGATCAGCACGGCCGCGACGGCGACCTGAAGGATGTGCCGGATCCAGTCGATGCCGTTGGTGTCACCGACACCGAGCGCGACGGCGGCGACATTACCGACGACGGCACCGACGACGCCGAGCAGGATCGTGAGCCAGACCGGGATGTTCTGGCGACCCGGCAGGACGATCCGCGCGATGACACCAACGATGAGGCCGGCGATGATGGCCCAGATGAACGACATGCTGCCCTCCGTGGCGGCTATGGGGGTGTTGCTGACGAAAATGAAGTTACCCAGTGATCCACTGGCGCGCATCACGAGAAGATCCACCCCTGCACCTGCCGCGGGCCGGTCACGCTGCGTCGCCGGCGGCGAGAGGGCGGAAGGCCGGTCCGGATGGGGTCCGAAGGCACTGCGGTACAGCGGATTCCGGTGAATATCCTGGCGAGGACCCTGATGCCTCGCTCTCTCGGGAAGGTCCGGATGCGTTCCTCGACCAGAGTTCTCACGTCCCTCGTCGCCGTGGCCGGCGCGCTCGCCCTGCTGGCCGGCTGCTCCTCGGCGCCCACGGCGGGGGGAGACGGCGGCGCCTGGCTCAGCGGCTACGGGATCGACGGCCTGGACGCCCGGGAGGTGATCAGCCGGCTGGACGCCACGGCGGTCGGCGACCGGGCCGGTGCGCTCCGGGCCTCGGTGCGCCCGGACGTCCTCCTGCTCTCTGACGACCAGGGTCACGAGACGTCGCTCGACCTGCCGGAGGACCAGTTCTACCTGTCCGTCGCGCCGTACCTGGACGAGACCCACGAGTGCTTCTTCCACAGTCTGACCACGTGCAAGGGGGAGATGGGGGACCAGGACGTGGAGATCACGGTGACCGACAAGGCCGACGGCAGTGTGGTTCTCGAGCAGTCGGTGCGCACCTACGACAACGGGTTCGCGGGGGTGTGGCTGCCCCGCGACATCGAGGCGACCCTGACCGTGCGGCACGCGGACGGCACGGCGACCCTGCCGATCGGTACCGGCGACGACGACCCCACCTGCCTCACCACGGCCCGTCTCGCCTGACCGGGTCACCGCCACGTCCGTCCTGGCCCGGGTCCGCCCGGGCGGACCCGACCCGAAGAGCCCGAAGAGCGCGAAGAGCGCGAAGAGCGCGAAGCGGCCGGGGAACTGCGACAATGCCCGCATGGACGGCGGTTTCTTCAGATGGCTGGGGCGGGCTCCGGTGACCGAGCGGCTGCGGGCGGTTCACCTGCGCGAGGACCTGGTCGAGGCGTCCGGCCGGGCGGCGTTCGGGCGGGACTGCGACGCGGAGCTGGCCGTCGCGGCGGCTCTGCTGACCGACGACGAGGTGGTCGAGCAGGTCATCGAGGGGCGCCGGGGCAGGGTGAGCGGGCTGCTGGTGCTCACCGACCGGCGGCTCCTGCTGGTCGCCGAGCGCGCGGCCCCCGGGTCGGAGCTGGCCGTCGGGCGGGACCGGGTGCTCGGGGCCTCGGCGCAGGTGCGGCGCGGGCTGGGCGCGCTCACGCTGACCACGTCGTCCGGGCAGATCGTGGTGGACCAGATCCTCGGGACCCAGGCCGACACCTTCGCCGCGAACGTGATGCGCCCGCCCGCCACCGGTCCCGCTCCCGCCGACCCCCTGGCCGAGCTGGCGCGGCTGCGAAAGCTGCACCGGGCCGGCCGGATCGGCGACGACGAGTTCGATTCCCGTAAGCGGCGTCTCGTGGAAGAGATCTGACCGGACGCCACCCGGATCGGCCCGGACGCTCCCGATTCGCGCATCGTCCCGGAAACCCGGTGCTGCCGCCATGATCACCCCACACGCACCAGCACCGGGGAGACCGAGACGTGACGCTGAACCGCACATCCGCCAGAGGTTTCCGGCGGTGGCTGACCCCGTTCGGGGTGGCGGCGATCGCCGTCACGGTCCTGGCCCCGGCCGGCCCGGTGCGGGCCGCCTCCGACTACACGGTGCCGATCCCGCTGCACCCGGCCCCGGCCGGGCTGCGGTTGATCGGGGCGTCCGCGGCCGGGGTGGCCGTCCAGCAGGACGACGTGGACGGCGGATACCCGGCCGTGAACCCGGTCTTCACCGGCCCGACGGGAGGTGAGCTGACCCGGCGCTCCGCCCTGAATCCGACCCTCAGCAGCAGCTATTCGCCGGAAGGGCTCACCGTGGTGGGCTCCACCCTGGCCTGGACCCAGCCCCTCCAGCGCGCGGGCAGCCGGCCCTACGAGGCGAACCGGCTGAACATCCTCACCGGCGAGAACCAGAAGGAGGCCGGAACCATCGGTGCCCCGGCCACTTTCAACGGCGAGAGCTGGTTCTCGCACGAGGTGATCGGATACGCCGACCTCCCGGAGAACTGGCAGCGTCCACTGCGCCGCTACCACGCCGGCACCCAGGACAGATTCGGGATGAGGACCGACATCCTGATCCCGAACGTGAAGGGCGTGATCGGGGGGCCACTGACCTCCGACGCCGGTGCGGCCCTGCGGGCCACCCGCGACGGGGCCACCGGCCTGTCCGCCCTCGACCTCGTCACCCTGAAGGACGGCACGGTCACCCGGATCGCCGAGGGGCCGGAGGAGATCGCCGGGGTGGCCCTGGGC comes from Kineosporia corallincola and encodes:
- a CDS encoding GlsB/YeaQ/YmgE family stress response membrane protein gives rise to the protein MSFIWAIIAGLIVGVIARIVLPGRQNIPVWLTILLGVVGAVVGNVAAVALGVGDTNGIDWIRHILQVAVAAVLIAAVTPYYSRHSVR
- a CDS encoding CueP family metal-binding protein; translated protein: MRSSTRVLTSLVAVAGALALLAGCSSAPTAGGDGGAWLSGYGIDGLDAREVISRLDATAVGDRAGALRASVRPDVLLLSDDQGHETSLDLPEDQFYLSVAPYLDETHECFFHSLTTCKGEMGDQDVEITVTDKADGSVVLEQSVRTYDNGFAGVWLPRDIEATLTVRHADGTATLPIGTGDDDPTCLTTARLA